In Desulfuromonadales bacterium, one DNA window encodes the following:
- the chrA gene encoding chromate efflux transporter, which yields MSERQEKLSVGRVFLAFLKLGLTSFGGPVAHLGYFRDEFVMRRRCLREDTYADLVALCQFLPGPASSQVGIGIGISQAGLRGGLAAWLGFTFPSALALILFAYGVTSLDETAVHAGWLHGLKVVAVAVVAQAIWGMARALCPDRPRGTLAILAAVLTLAWPGVFGQLVAIAAGAILGLLCLQPEGPANHEPHLFAPGRKTAIACLGLFCLLLLLLPLAARSGQQALVLADSFYRTGSLVFGGGHVVLPLLQAEVVNPGWISKDLFLAGYGAAQAVPGPLFTFAAYLGAASQITPNGWTGGLLCLLAIFLPSFLLVVGVLPFWEALRKNRQVRLALLGVNASVVGLLLAAFYDPVWSSGILSAGDFILALTAFGLLTLWKTPPWLVVGATGLGAAALGYLGAF from the coding sequence ATGAGTGAACGGCAAGAGAAGCTTTCCGTCGGCCGGGTGTTTCTGGCCTTTCTCAAGCTCGGACTGACCTCCTTCGGCGGCCCGGTCGCCCACCTGGGCTATTTCCGTGACGAATTCGTCATGCGCCGCCGGTGCCTGCGTGAAGACACCTATGCCGACCTGGTCGCCCTCTGCCAGTTTCTTCCGGGTCCGGCCAGCAGTCAGGTCGGCATCGGCATCGGCATTTCCCAGGCGGGGCTGCGCGGCGGACTGGCGGCCTGGCTCGGATTCACGTTTCCCTCGGCCCTGGCCCTCATCCTCTTCGCCTACGGCGTGACCTCCCTGGACGAGACGGCGGTCCACGCGGGCTGGCTGCACGGCCTCAAGGTGGTGGCGGTGGCGGTGGTCGCCCAGGCCATCTGGGGGATGGCCCGGGCGTTGTGTCCCGACCGTCCCCGGGGGACCCTGGCCATCCTGGCGGCGGTGCTCACCCTCGCCTGGCCGGGCGTTTTCGGCCAGCTCGTTGCCATCGCCGCCGGCGCCATCCTCGGCCTGCTCTGCCTGCAGCCGGAGGGCCCGGCGAACCATGAGCCCCATCTGTTCGCGCCCGGCCGGAAAACCGCCATCGCCTGCCTCGGCCTGTTTTGCCTCCTGCTGCTCCTGCTTCCCCTGGCCGCCCGCAGTGGCCAGCAGGCCCTGGTGCTGGCCGACAGCTTCTATCGCACGGGTTCCCTGGTGTTCGGCGGCGGGCATGTGGTGCTGCCGCTGCTGCAGGCTGAAGTCGTCAATCCGGGCTGGATCAGCAAAGACCTCTTCCTGGCGGGATACGGGGCCGCCCAGGCGGTGCCGGGACCGCTGTTCACCTTCGCCGCCTACCTGGGCGCCGCCTCGCAGATCACCCCCAACGGCTGGACCGGAGGCCTCCTCTGCCTGCTGGCCATCTTCCTCCCCTCCTTCCTGCTGGTCGTGGGAGTGCTCCCGTTCTGGGAAGCCCTGCGGAAAAACCGCCAGGTCCGATTGGCCCTGCTCGGGGTGAACGCCTCCGTGGTCGGCCTTCTCCTGGCGGCCTTCTACGATCCCGTCTGGTCCAGCGGCATCCTCTCGGCCGGCGATTTCATCCTCGCCCTCACCGCCTTCGGCCTGCTGACTCTATGGAAAACGCCCCCCTGGCTGGTGGTGGGCGCCACCGGGCTGGGCGCGGCGGCGCTGGGGTACCTCGGAGCCTTCTGA
- a CDS encoding ATP-binding protein → MPQELGDFFTFLIFLFYGLVFFTTGVAITSKVTRGSKLKIARYLPLFAIFAFVHAIHEWLVLFLYLEWPALPKEMLPIISRLRLVPVSISYVFLLLFGYFVLQAVYPQKRRILQIVALSLPVVLFFSLLYAGFEGEAGFFRFAAMRIRNLLGFPGALAAGLGLIGYAGTIRETSGKVARNFTGAGIALIVYGIFAGLVPTGTILPLGVRVELIRGVTGMFILHFLMNALHIFDLEREELIEERMQRFAQTEKLTSLGKLAAGIAHEINNPLANVSLNVEMLKKSLAGAAAGEAYEKRFTAIERSLGRASRIARELLAFSRHDDKEEHAESLDLNEVLRDTLTLVGPRRHDYRFELTLNPLPMVRGIPWKLEEVFLNVIINAMEATAAGGEIAISTRTDGAEAVVEITDTGIGIPPENIRSIFDPFFTTKEVGKGTGLGLSICFGIMERHGGRIDVTSKPGTGTALTLVFPAGGDDDA, encoded by the coding sequence ATGCCGCAGGAGCTGGGTGATTTTTTCACCTTTCTTATCTTTCTCTTCTATGGTCTGGTTTTCTTTACCACCGGCGTGGCCATCACCTCCAAGGTCACCCGCGGCAGCAAGCTGAAGATTGCCCGCTATCTTCCGCTCTTTGCGATTTTCGCCTTTGTTCACGCCATCCACGAATGGCTGGTGCTTTTTCTCTACCTCGAATGGCCGGCCCTGCCGAAGGAAATGCTGCCGATCATCAGCCGGTTGCGGCTGGTGCCGGTTTCCATCTCCTACGTCTTTCTGCTGCTGTTCGGTTATTTCGTACTGCAGGCAGTCTATCCGCAGAAACGAAGGATCCTGCAGATTGTCGCCCTCTCGCTGCCGGTCGTTCTCTTCTTTAGTCTGCTGTATGCCGGCTTTGAAGGTGAGGCGGGTTTCTTCCGCTTCGCCGCCATGCGGATACGCAACCTGCTCGGGTTTCCAGGCGCCCTCGCCGCCGGTCTCGGTTTGATCGGCTATGCCGGCACCATCCGCGAGACGAGCGGCAAGGTGGCGCGCAACTTTACCGGCGCCGGCATCGCCCTCATCGTCTACGGCATTTTCGCCGGGCTGGTTCCGACCGGCACCATCCTGCCGCTGGGGGTGCGGGTGGAGCTGATTCGGGGCGTGACCGGCATGTTCATCCTGCACTTCCTGATGAACGCCCTGCATATCTTCGACCTCGAGCGTGAGGAGCTTATCGAGGAGCGTATGCAGCGCTTTGCCCAGACGGAGAAACTCACCTCCCTTGGCAAGCTGGCGGCCGGGATCGCCCACGAGATCAACAACCCGCTGGCCAACGTCTCGCTGAATGTGGAAATGCTGAAAAAATCCCTTGCCGGGGCAGCAGCCGGTGAGGCGTACGAAAAACGATTCACCGCCATCGAGCGGAGCCTGGGGCGGGCCTCCCGCATCGCCCGCGAACTTCTTGCCTTTTCCCGCCACGACGACAAGGAAGAGCATGCCGAATCCCTCGATCTCAACGAGGTGCTCCGGGATACCCTGACTCTGGTCGGCCCCCGCCGGCACGACTACCGCTTCGAGCTGACGCTGAATCCGCTACCCATGGTGCGGGGAATTCCCTGGAAGCTCGAGGAAGTCTTTCTGAACGTGATCATCAACGCCATGGAGGCGACTGCCGCCGGCGGCGAAATTGCCATTTCCACCCGCACCGACGGGGCGGAGGCCGTGGTCGAAATTACCGACACCGGGATCGGCATCCCTCCCGAGAATATCCGCTCGATTTTCGACCCGTTTTTCACCACCAAAGAGGTCGGCAAGGGGACCGGCCTCGGGCTC
- a CDS encoding PadR family transcriptional regulator: MNLNPEDLKALNREILLGFWKVHILHHAAEGPVVGQWLLKELRRHGYDVSPGTLYPMLQRMEGNGWLRSEVDPKRGPRAPRKYYLTEKGGEVLALIGRQVAELNKEIGGADSPSKAAEEKKKDE, encoded by the coding sequence ATGAATCTGAACCCCGAAGACCTGAAGGCCCTGAACCGGGAAATCCTTCTCGGATTCTGGAAGGTCCACATCCTGCACCACGCCGCCGAGGGGCCGGTGGTGGGGCAGTGGCTGCTCAAGGAGCTGCGCCGGCACGGCTACGACGTCAGCCCGGGGACGCTCTATCCCATGCTGCAGCGCATGGAAGGCAACGGCTGGCTGCGCAGCGAGGTCGATCCGAAGCGCGGGCCGCGGGCCCCGAGAAAATACTACCTGACGGAAAAAGGGGGAGAGGTGCTGGCGCTGATCGGCCGGCAGGTTGCTGAACTGAACAAAGAGATCGGCGGGGCGGACAGCCCTTCGAAAGCAGCAGAGGAAAAGAAAAAAGATGAGTGA